One Triplophysa rosa linkage group LG21, Trosa_1v2, whole genome shotgun sequence DNA segment encodes these proteins:
- the nsfl1c gene encoding NSFL1 cofactor p47 — MAEREEAVRDFVAVTDVDEERARFFLESAGWDLQLALANFFEDGGDDDIATLPQPESVSVSRSTGPSEHRVTSFRDLMHEDEDESGDEEGQRFFAGGSERSGQQIVGPPKKKSSNELVEDLFKGAKEHGAVPVDKPGRGPGESSRSKPFGGGGYRLGAAPEEQSAYVSGERRQSSGSQDVHVVLKLWKHGFSLDDGGIRNYTDPANALFLEAIRRGEIPLELRQRSRGGQVNLDMEDHRDEDFSKPRPAFKAFAGEGQKLGSATPELVSLQRSPLNQAASEAEASTSISVDSSQPVTSIQIRLADGGRLVQKFNHTHRVSDVRQFVASARPALAATEFVLMTTFPNKELTDESQTLKEANLLNAVIVQRLK; from the exons ATGGCGGAGCGGGAAGAAGCGGTGAGGGATTTCGTTGCTGTTACTGATGTTGATGAAGAGAGGGCCCGTTTCTTTCTCGAGTCAGCCGGCTGGGACCTACAG CTCGCTCTAGCTAATTTCTTTGAGGATGGAGGAGATGATGATATCGCCACTCTTCCTCAGCCAGAGTCTGTCTCTGTATCTCGATCCACAGGACCAAG tGAACACAGAGTAACGTCGTTTAGAGATCTGATGCATGAAGATGAAGATGAGAGCGGCGATGAGGAAGGACAGAG GTTCTTTGCTGGCGGGTCAGAACGCAGTGGGCAGCAAATCGTCGGACCTCCCAAAAAGAAGAGCTCAAATGAACTGGTTGAGGACCTCTTCAAAGGTGCTAAGGAGCATGGGGCAGTCCCTGTTGACAAACCAGGCAGAGGACCTGGAGAATCTAGCAGGTCTAAG CCTTTTGGGGGCGGTGGCTATCGATTGGGTGCAGCACCAGAAGAACAGTCTGCTTATGTGTCAGGAGAAAGAAGACAGTCGAGTGGTTCACAAGAT GTACATGTGGTGCTGAAGCTGTGGAAGCATGGGTTTAGCCTTGATGATGGAGGGATTAGGAACTACACTGATCCTGCAAACGCCCTCTTCCTCGAGGCGATCCGCAGAGG GGAGATTCCGCTGGAATTAAGACAACGTTCCCGAGGTGGTCAGGTAAACCTGGATATGGAGGATCATCGGGATGAAGACTTTTCCAAACCCAGACCTGCATTCAAAGCCTTTGCTGGAGAAGGACAGAAACTCGGCAG TGCAACTCCAGAGTTGGTGTCACTCCAGAGAAGCCCGCTGAACCAGGCTGCCAGTGAAGCTGAGGCTAGTACTTCCATCAGTGTGGACAGCTCTCAACCTGTTACCAGTATCCAGATCAGACTGGCTGATGGAGGACGACTGGTGCAGAAATTCAACCACACCCACAG GGTGTCTGATGTGCGTCAGTTTGTGGCAAGCGCTCGTCCGGCTTTAGCCGCCACAGAATTCGTTCTTATGACGACCTTCCCCAACAAGGAGCTAACAGATGAGAGCCAAACGCTGAAGGAAGCCAACCTGCTGAATGCCGTCATTGTGCAGCGACTGAAGTGA
- the emp3b gene encoding epithelial membrane protein 3b, translated as MASLLIFVTLLHLVILAVLFIATMEKFWWVWDDTESSDLWYNCRFDNETEGWFCATSDETEWLQAVQVLMVLSVVFSGISFLVFLGQLFTMSKGGLFYLTGVCQVFAGLNDFTASLIYTLHYKEILKDSRELSSGHFGFCFVLAWVCVPLLLCSGIVYIYLRKRE; from the exons ATGGCATCCCTTCTGATTTTTGTAACTCTACTTCATCTCGTCATATTGGCGGTTCTCTTTATCGCTACCATGGAGAAG TTTTGGTGGGTTTGGGATGATACTGAGAGTTCAGACTTGTGGTACAACTGCAGATTTGACAATGAAACAGAGGGGTGGTTCTGTGCAACATCAGATGAGACTG aaTGGCTTCAGGCTGTCCAGGTTCTAATGGTCCTGTCTGTGGTCTTCTCCGGTATTTCATTCCTTGTATTCCTCGGGCAACTCTTCACTATGTCTAAAGGCGGACTCTTCTACCTCACTGGTGTCTGCCAGGTGTTTGCAG GCCTCAACGACTTCACTGCCTCACTTATTTACACTCTGCACTATAAAGAAATCCTAAAGGACTCCAGGGAGTTGAGCTCAGGACACTTTGGGTTCTGTTTTGTTCTGGCCTGGGTTTGTGTACCTCTGCTTCTGTGCAGTGGAATTGTGTACATCTATTTGCGCAAAAGGGAATAG